The DNA sequence CCCTGCGCGTGGCCGCTTGGAAGCTGGGCAGCGAGTTGTTCGGCCATGCCGAGGAAAGCATCCTGCGCGACGAGAACGACGTGCTTTACGAGGACGACCGTTCACCCAACGCCCATCACATCGACGGACTCATCCGCTTTGAAAGCGACCTGGCCTATGAGGTTTACAAGTACCTGAGGAACGGGGTGTTCCCCATCGTGGTCGGAGGTGATCATTCCATCGCCATCGGCTCGGTCTCGGGCACCAAGATGGCCTACCCCAAGGAGCGCCTTGGCGTGGTGTGGGTGGATGCCCATGCCGACCTGCACAGCCCCTGGACCACGCCCAGCGGCAACGTCCACGGCATGCCCCTGGCGCTGCTCATGCACATCGAGAAAAAGGGCCGCAACAAGCCGCAGATCTATACCATGGCCACCTGGGACAGGCTGCGGAAGATCGGTGTGAACAGCCCCAAGCTGCAGCCGCGCGACCTGGTCTTCATCGCCTTGCGCGACTACGAACCCGAGGAGGAAGCCATCATCAAGGAGCATGGCATCAAGATCATCCCGGTGGAGGAAGTGCGGAAGAAGGGCGCCGCCGCCGCTGTCAAGGACACGCTGACACACCTGGCCGATTGCCAGCGCATCCATGTGAGTTTCGATGTGGACAGTCTGGACCCCACGATCTCCGTGGGCACCGGCACCCCGGTGAAGAACGGACTCTTCGTGGAGGAGGCCCGTGCGTTGCTTACCGGGCTGTGCAGCGATCCGCGTACGGCCACCCTCGATGTGGTGGAGATCAACCCCGCGCTGGACGACAAGAACGCCATGGCCGAGGCGGCGCTGAGTATCATGGAGCCGCTGTTCCCCATTCTGCGGGCGCGTTAACGGAACACGCCGTGTGACCATGTGCGCTTTGACCCATGTGCCCATTGACCCCACGGGATCGATCGGACCTGGCGCCAGGTGCACGTGCCGCAAAGGCGCTGTGTGCGGCGCACATGCGCGCATGAGCACATGACCCAAAGCGCCTCCTCCGTCATACTCGTTCGTCCCAAGGGCTTCGGTTACGACCCGGAGACCGCCACGAGCAATGCCTTCCAGCGTCGTATGGATGATCTGGAGGTGAAGCGCCTCGCCGCGGAAGAATTCGATGCCTTGTTGGATGCCCTTCGCCGGATAGGGGTCGCGGCCACCGTGCTGGACCCTGTGGACCCTGGGGCGCCCAACGCGGTCTTCCCCAACAACTGGTTCAGCACGCACGCCGACGGCACAGTGGTGATCTATCCCATGCTCACGCCCTCACGCCGCCGCGAGCGCGATCCGGATCTCAAGGCCACCATGGGCCGTGAGGGTTTCCATGTGCTGCAGGTGATGGATCTGGCACAATGGGAGGACCAGGAGCTGATCCTGGAAGGCACCGGCAGCCTGGTGCTGGACCGCATCCACCGCCGCGCCTACGCCTGCCTGTCGCCGCGCACTTCCGAAGCCGCGCTCAACGCCTGGTGCGAGCAACTGGGCTACACGCCCGTGCCCTTCACCGCCACCATGGACGGCACCCTCACCGGCCAGGCCGTTTACCACACCAATGTGGTGATGAGCATCGGCACCGCCTTCGCCGTGGTCTGCTTCGAGGCCATGCCATACCCCGGTGAACGCAGCGAGGTGCTCCGCGAACTGCAAGGCACCGGGCGTCAGGTCATTCCCATCACACTGGAGCAGATGCATCGCTATGTGGGGAATATGCTGGAACTCAGTTCTGCGTTGTCGGTTGTCGGCCCTGCCTCTGCCGGACAACCGACAACTGCCAACCACATACTACTGAGCCAGACCGCCTTCGAAGCCCTCACCACCGACCAACGCCAGGCCTTGCAAAGTCACGCACGCTTGGTGCCGGTTTCCATTCCCACTATCGAGGCGGTTGGTGGGGGTAGCGTGCGCTGCATGTTGGCGGAGAATTTCTTGTCCAGGGCATAGTTGACCGTTGTCGGTTGTCCGACGGACCGACATCTGACAACCGACAACTACTTCCTTTGCACCCCAAGCCATGCATCCGGATCCCCTCCATGCCAAGCTGTTGCCCCCGCTCCAACGGGCCTTTCAGGAACTCTTCGGTCACGACCTGGACCCCAAGGCCATCGGATTCCAGCACACGCGTCCGGAGTTCGAGGGTGACATCACCATCAACGTCTTTCCCTTCCTGAAGGCGAGCGGCAAGGGCCCCGAACCCACCGCCACCGCCATTGGCGAATTCCTCGTTCGTGAATTGCCCGAGGTGGAGCGCTTCAACGTGGTGAAAGGCTTCCTCAACCTGGTGATCGCCGATGCCTACTGGACCGGCTTCCTCCACGAGGCCGTTGAGCGCGACATGCTCGCGTTCCCCGCCACCGGCCGACAGGTGATGGTGGAGTACAGCTCGCCCAACACCAACAAGCCGCTGCACCTGGGCCACCTGCGGAACAATTTCCTCGGGCACAGTGTGAGCCGCATCCTGCGGGCCGCTGGCAACGAGGTGGTGCGGGTGCAGGTGATCAACGACCGGGGCATCCACATCTGCAAGAGCATGGTGGCCTGGCAACGCTTCGGCAACGGAGAGACTCCGGAGAACAGCGGGTTGAAGGGCGACAAGCTGGTAGGGAAATATTATGTGGAATTCGACAAGGTGTACAAGCGGCAAGTGCAGGAACTGGAGGCAGGAGGCATGCCCAAGGAACAAGCCGAGAAGGAGGCCCCCATCCTGCAGGAAGCCCAGGACATGCTTCGTCGCTGGGAAGCCAGCGACCCGGATGTGCGCGCCTTGTGGCGGAGGATGAACGGCTGGGTCTATGCGGGCTTCAATGCCACCTACACCCGCATGGGCGTGGAATTCGACAAGCTCTACTACGAGAGCGAGACCTACGTGCTGGGCAAGAACGATGTGCTCGAAGGCTTGAAGCGCGGTGTCTTCTATGAGAAGGATGGTGCGGTGTGGGTGGACAACACGCCGGAAGGCCTCGATGAAAAGGTGCTGCTGCGCCGCGATGGTACCAGCGTGTACATGACCCAGGACATCGGCACGGCGATCAAGCGCTTCGAGGAGTATCCCGGCCTGCGACAGCTGATCTACGTGGTGGGCAACGAGCAGGACTACCACTTCAAGGTGCTGTTCATCATCCTGAAGAAGCTGGGCTTCACCTGGGCCGATGGCCTGCACCACCTCAGCTACGGCATGGTGGACCTGCCCAGTGGGAAGATGAAGAGCCGGGAAGGCACCGTGGTGGACGCCGACGACCTGATCGAGGAAGTGGTGAACGAGGCGCGCAGCAAGGGCGAGGAGCTGAGCAAGCTGGATGACTTCACCACGGCCGAGAAGGACGCGCTCTTCGAGATGATCGGCCTGGCCGCGTTGAAGTACTTCCTGCTGAAGGTGGA is a window from the Flavobacteriales bacterium genome containing:
- the rocF gene encoding arginase; its protein translation is MEVRLIEAASEIGAGTRGTSMGMAALRVAAWKLGSELFGHAEESILRDENDVLYEDDRSPNAHHIDGLIRFESDLAYEVYKYLRNGVFPIVVGGDHSIAIGSVSGTKMAYPKERLGVVWVDAHADLHSPWTTPSGNVHGMPLALLMHIEKKGRNKPQIYTMATWDRLRKIGVNSPKLQPRDLVFIALRDYEPEEEAIIKEHGIKIIPVEEVRKKGAAAAVKDTLTHLADCQRIHVSFDVDSLDPTISVGTGTPVKNGLFVEEARALLTGLCSDPRTATLDVVEINPALDDKNAMAEAALSIMEPLFPILRAR
- a CDS encoding amidinotransferase, with translation MTQSASSVILVRPKGFGYDPETATSNAFQRRMDDLEVKRLAAEEFDALLDALRRIGVAATVLDPVDPGAPNAVFPNNWFSTHADGTVVIYPMLTPSRRRERDPDLKATMGREGFHVLQVMDLAQWEDQELILEGTGSLVLDRIHRRAYACLSPRTSEAALNAWCEQLGYTPVPFTATMDGTLTGQAVYHTNVVMSIGTAFAVVCFEAMPYPGERSEVLRELQGTGRQVIPITLEQMHRYVGNMLELSSALSVVGPASAGQPTTANHILLSQTAFEALTTDQRQALQSHARLVPVSIPTIEAVGGGSVRCMLAENFLSRA
- a CDS encoding arginine--tRNA ligase, with translation MHPDPLHAKLLPPLQRAFQELFGHDLDPKAIGFQHTRPEFEGDITINVFPFLKASGKGPEPTATAIGEFLVRELPEVERFNVVKGFLNLVIADAYWTGFLHEAVERDMLAFPATGRQVMVEYSSPNTNKPLHLGHLRNNFLGHSVSRILRAAGNEVVRVQVINDRGIHICKSMVAWQRFGNGETPENSGLKGDKLVGKYYVEFDKVYKRQVQELEAGGMPKEQAEKEAPILQEAQDMLRRWEASDPDVRALWRRMNGWVYAGFNATYTRMGVEFDKLYYESETYVLGKNDVLEGLKRGVFYEKDGAVWVDNTPEGLDEKVLLRRDGTSVYMTQDIGTAIKRFEEYPGLRQLIYVVGNEQDYHFKVLFIILKKLGFTWADGLHHLSYGMVDLPSGKMKSREGTVVDADDLIEEVVNEARSKGEELSKLDDFTTAEKDALFEMIGLAALKYFLLKVDPKKRMLFDPAASIDLQGHTGPFIQYTYARIQSLLRKAGDMGSCAHGHMGTWALLPEERTVIKHLHHLPAVLQDAAEKLDPSALANHTYELVKAYNSFYQAVPVLKEEDEARRGSRLALSAAVARTTKKAMWCLGIAVPERM